agtaaaaaaaacactttcaaCACTGCAAATGGATGTCAGTGTCACAACGCAATGGCGAAGCGTGTTTGCTATCGCAAAATGGCGCTCAGAAACTGATTTGCTCACAATTTGTGGCCGTTTCAATGCTACTTTACATAGTGTGTACAGTCGAGTGGAATAATGGACTGAGCATTAAATTCAATTTACTTAAAAGCTCGAGGGCTGCGAAACGACTATTATTGCATACCTACTATGACAAGATCAAGACAAAACTATGGAAAGACTACGATAAATCTACGACAAGACTACGTCTGGAATACGACAAGATTACGACAATGCTACGACAAGACCACGCGACCAAGACAAAACCAACTCACGATCAAGACACGACTTAGACAATACCACGACACAACCAACCAACCACGTTTCATCTAGTCCAAGCTTGAACCTTCCGATCAATATAGCTCTCCTTCAatataaagaaaattaaatacaaaGTATTTGAATGAATGACATAATTTTATCAAGACCCTGATGGATTGCcagagtttttagggttccgtacctcaaaaggaaaaacggaacccttataggatcactttgttatctgtctgtctgtctgtctgtccgtccgtctgtctgtcaagaaacctacagggttcttcccgttgacctagaaccatgaaatttggcaggtaggtagatcttatagctgacatttggggaaaattctgaaaaccgtgaatttagggttatatcacacaaaaaaagttaaattgtggtcatgaactaataattagtattttcaattttctaagtaagatgactaatcaagtggggtatcatatgaaaggtcttcatctgtgcattctaaaacagatttttatttatttttatatatcatagtttttgaattatcctgcaaaatgtcgaaaaaatacgactgtagtagggacccctcattgcgcgagcctgactcgcacttggccggtttttatttacttgTAAAAGGTAAACGTTTTAAAGAAGGTTGAAAAACCACCGCCCAGTGGTGCAATTTCCATTCGAACAGCTCTACTCAgtcattttattaattatgcTCTTCGTCTTTAATTTCACAAGGGGAGCTGTGCAAGTCATGTCTTGTCTTTATTTGGCAAATTAATTCACAAACTTCAAAGTCCTGCCCTTAAGACATGGGTGCAGGGTGAAAGCTGTTCGCCGGCGCCCAGATAAACTTTGTCACAAAGTGTTTTGGTGATTTCAATTAGAGCGCTATCCAAGTAATAGGTATCTACAATTAATTGTCGTCCGTTAACTAAAATGCCGTtaactacaaaataatatatttttctagtTATAGTCAAAACATGTGGGAATTTGCAAAATAATGCATAGAACTAAGTTTTTACTTAGGTTTAGTTTATTACTTTGAAGtcgaatgaataaataaataaaatattatctaactatattataatgcaTGCTCTTGGGTAAATTACAAGAAATGTATctgtgtatgtacctatatacatattcTTTTCTTCTTCTGCTATATGAaaaatacttagttatcttcaaatcaaaaaaataatcaaaggaTTGATGGATCCAATATGCATAACTCTATGACGtaaaaacatacatacatacatacctacatagactgctaaaattataacccttccttttggctttgccgtagtcgggtaaaaaggagaaaatgtaattttttgtggatttattacattttataggTATATCAAATTAGTAGGTTGTCGTTACTTGTACTTGTATCAAAGGTAGGTAGGACATTGTTTATTTAAAGGTTTCCTCTATCTTGCAAGTTAAGTTGTAACAGTTTAAAAGCCCCGTCGTGAACAAAACTTGGCagtgttgtgttgtgttgtgttgaGAATACACAAAGAGGCTTTCATTCAGAAGTCGGTGCGGCGTTTCACAGTTGCAATTCCCCGAAGGTTTTCTCTGAGCTACACAACACATGCGAATTTTCATACTTTCGCGAACGCGaaacaaaataagtaagtattaactTTTCCTCTATTGAAtatctattattatgtatacatttTATTGTAGAAGTTATTCTACATTATTTTCTCGATTGAATGTTTAGGCTTTGATTCATCTATGGCTGTTGTTGGCATGGCATGCCTAGTGGTTGGTTTCTTACAACTTTCTATTGTATTTTAGAGTAGATAGTTACTATCTACTTGTAGCAGAAGCTTCATGGTCCATTCCTTCCATTAAGGAACTATAAAATGCATCACCTTACCTTTCAAGTGATCCCGAAATTAGACCTCGCGCGAAATGTTGATTCTAAGAATCCCAATGCTGCTGGAAGGGGtgaggagtgctctgaaagagaagaggtgAGATAAACAGGGTCTTCTTGGCGGTAGACGAACAAACTTATGGTTTTTtgttgggttaaattgcactaggtttttAGGACCCCATTCcgacactttacctaggcaggtttctatgtcagacataagtttggctctacactcctccagcactgcgcgagaaagctgtgCATGTCCTTTTTAGGAGGCATTacccgtactgtcatccgcatgcaacatgtcattgatatgcaggataAACAGTGTGGCGACAACACCGAGCCCTGTATAACACACAAACCAGTTTTCGTTACACATTTTAATCCACACGGTGTTCTGTATTAATCAAGTTGATTgcgtaattaaattttaatccaTAAACACGCAGCCGCTCCGGGCGCAGATGTCGTATGATAATCCTGAATGCTACAAGTATCTTGGTAAATTTATTTTGAACGCAAATAAATACAGATTCATCGCATCTGTAGCAGTTCCGATTATATATTTTGTGAGTTTTTACAAAAGCCGATTTTTATAGTCGTGAAAGTCACATCAGTCATCACATACCTATCTCAGAGAGCCTTAATATCTCAACCGGTAtagaagtggactgaaaaccgaaaggtcgacggttcaaatcccgcccgttgcactattgtcatacctactcctagcacaagcctgacgcttaattggagaggaaaggggaatattattcatttaatatggctaatattcttttaagaagaaaaatatagtaataattatgCTCTAACAGCACTAAAAACTAAAAGCAAACTTGGCATTAGAAGAACAAAGACATCTTTATACGGTCGCTGTACACTGAAGTCTGGAAACTTACTTTTCATCAAATTGTGTTTACTGTTTTATACAAATTAGAAGCGGGAACTTTGTAATGCATATTGTTATGGTACACAATATTCATATTAACGTTAACGCACTGTTGTTAAATTTTCGTACGTAATCCTAAACGTTGCATTATGAACTTCGGCTATTACAATGTACATTTCTGATAATTTCAGTGGTTTCCTAATCCCCAATAGAATGCAGTGATATAGCTCATATTCTAGTAGACCTATAAAGCACATATCGaataattatataggtacatacttatgtAATAATTCAATATGAATCCGAGTAATGTATATAGCCTATAATTTCTATATGATGCTAGAGTACCTGCCTACAGAGCGTTTAGTTAAGAAGTACTGAAGCTGTAAACTTTTCTAACATGTTGTATTTGTTATAGGCTCAAAGCACATTGCGGCAAAGCCGAAGCGAAGCCACGCGGACACTTCATTTCTTTGTTACATTTTTCTGAATTTTTCAGCACTCCGTGATGTAGCAATAAAGGCTAAGTAAATCTGAAAGCGTtagacgacgacgacgacggtCTGCATCGATTTGTTTTGGTAAAGCTTCTCACAAATACTTATGTATGCACATTACAAGAAGATAAAAAGTCAGTTCACTTTACAGCATTTACTTACTTAAGCGCATAGATTATCTATAAGCGCTTTTATTCTCCCGCAATATGGCTTGAGCCATAatttacataagtacctatacttccCGTAAGTACTAATAAAGTAAGCATAAAGCGACATTCAAAGAAAAATCAGTAAATCATACCTAGATGCCTAGATCTTAATTTAGATGCTGTGTATGCCAAAGTGGCTAGCGACTTAGACGTGGCGCGGACTTATCTCCTCCATAGACTTAAGGCGTAAGAAAACATTGGGGCATGCGCTATTAACCATCTGCGctgagtacctaagtacctatctaactaTTACCATATCTTTGCCtcttacctactaggtacctatgtacttctgtatcactactcatattataaactagcagttgcgcgcgacttcgtcttcgtttgggaatttcccaaatttatttaaagctaaaaccctaatgtcgattttcacgtctctctaactttaaaaaaataggaCTTTCATGctaccttccaacccccatttcacccccttaggagaaGATTttatcaaaaccgtttcttagctgataccTACATCCTAtaaggaacctaccttccaaatttcaagtttgtaggctttatagtttctgagatttcgtgattagtcagtgagtgagtgagtgagtgactggtatttcgcttttatatatttagatgcaaaagtgtttatttgttggtttattggtttgtccttctatcacgttGTAAAGAAACAACGCGTaacgtgattgtttgcatggatatctttaaagacctggaacgtgcacgctactttttatccaggaaaatcaaagagttctcgcgagatttttaaatacttaaattaatgcggacgaagtcgcggacatcagctaggaTATGCATATGAGGATCTAAAACTTGGTTTTTAAATCCAAAATGATTGAACAAACTAATTCGGAAAATTTGAATTGGGTTGAAAGGGTCTCAGGTACCTACGCAATCGTAATAATTAACATAGGTGTGGTGTggcaaaatatttttctttgatattcGAGGGATCGCCGTAATTATTTTCGGGGCTGAGGTTTACAATGTGAAACCTTCTAATAACGTGGCAAAAATAAACCTCTCACGTACCTGTTACATGTTCCCTTTCATGTATAAATCCAGCTTAAATACTGCTGcagaattagaatagaatagaatagaatgtttttttattcatgtaaactttttaaaagtgcttatgaatagtcaggtagttttaatttaccacaatTCAAATACATATTCACGCCTAGGCGTAgctaaaaattagaaaaatcaGACCGGAATTAAATAATAGCTTcttacctatataattttcAGTATTCTGATTTAAGAACTTGTGGCGGCATAATAATGCCGTCTCTTGTCGCTGTGGTCGGTAGAGCGGTTGTGCTCTGGGGTACCCAGCGAAAAGGGACTCTATGTCACGGCCTGTCAAGATGCAATAATAATAAGGAAGATCACTTATGTTACGATCTACagtaattacttataataagacaaaactgtgtgtgtgcaataaaaatacaagacTACCGGTCATTGTTTCTGTGTGTACGACCCTCGCCTCACCCAACCGAAAGAGCGTACAATGGTGACCCCGTAACACAAACGAGCAAAACGCTCTGGTTCATAACAATGATTGAAATTTGAAGGCAATACGCAATGAAATAAGTCAAGTACGCCCAAACACCTCGGACCGAGACCGAATAGACTCTCAGGAAACCCGTTTTCGAAAACAATTCCATCAACTCAACCCGTGAAGAACGTTCGTCTTGCATGCATCTGGGCTCCAGTTCATGTACTCCTACAGCCTCCCATCTCCACGGCTCCAAAAGTGTTAAATGACCTGTGATCAAACGTATGTAGAAACCCAAGTTTTTGTTGTGTAAGAGACTAATAGCTACTCCACATAAATCAGACAATATCATAATTACCTACTCATATAGCCTTTAAGtgtttaaataattatcattgGACATCCCTGTGATTAGTTGTCTTCATatggttttgtttttgtatggTTGGAGTTTGTGAACGGCACACCACCCACCGGACCAAAATGATtatttacatataaaatttaaattaaaatagtttttcacTGTTACACTCATCACATCACACACAAATTACTATACTACTATATAAATAAGCGTCTTATtgactaaaaaaataataacatacaTACAGATCCTATTTTTCTATTAGCTAGGTACTCACACtttgataggtacttacttagttcaTACACAATTATTAAGGTTCCATGCTTATTTGCTTATTTTTAACCTGTGATTTACAACTTATTAAGTTAAAGGATAcctacatgtttttttttgccAACTTCTTGATTAGGTACTATATTAATTTAGAACTTAACTATAGAAacttaagtatatatatatttttttaaataatatgtcaaTTGCTGTTTTTTTTTGTCCGCCTCTAAGTAAAGGCCTCCActagtttttcatatttttactaGAACTCCATTGTTGTATCGTTTCCTTTGTTTTTAATTGAAACTGGTGGGTTAGATTACCATATACTGTACTATAATTATCACCATGGAAGAGAAAAATGAGTGTGTCTGTAAAGTTTCTGTCAAAGTACCACCCTTTTGGCTGTCAAAACCAGCCATGTGGTTTGCCCATATAGAGACCCAATTTAGAGTACGAGGCATTACTGCGGATCAAACCAAATATGACCATGTAGTGTCTAACCTTGATTTAAAAGTCATGTTAGAAGTTGAGGACATAATCACCAGTCCGCCACAAGAGAACAAGTATGAACATTTAAAAGCAGAGTTAATAAGGCGTCTTTCGGTGTCTGAGGGACAACGTGTCCGTCAACTATTAACTGAAGAAGAACTGGGAGACAGAAAACCATCCCAGTTCCTACGGCACCTGCGCTCTTTAGCAGGAAACACGTTGACTGATGAAGGCATTCTCCGACAGCTGTTCATGCGCCGACTGCCTCTCCACTTGCAAACCATATTAGCTGCAAGTGCCGACCCACTGGATGATATTGCAATGCGGGCAGATAAAATATTGGAGGTTGCTCCCAATATCACAGCAACACCCACACAGGCAAGTGTGTACGCTGCTGCTGCATCAGGCGAATCAAACGATCCTTTAGGCCTCCACGCTTTTGCAGCCCAGATGAAAGAGTTAACAGTTAACATTGCCGCCCTTACTAATAATTCACGCTCCGGACGTAACAGGAGCCGCAGCAGTTCTAACAGACGCTCTCGTTCTCAATCTGGTAGCGACGAATATTGCTGGTACCACCGGAAGTTTCAGCACAACGCCACGAAGTGTACCAGCCCGTGCTCTTGGAAGCAGGAAAACGGGAACGACAGGCAGTAATGACGGCTGCTGACTGTCCATCTTCGGGCCGCCGTCTATTTATAACCGACAAAACCAGCAAGGTCCGTTACCTACTGGATACCGGGTCAGACATATGCTGCTATCCTCGAAAATTTTTTCAAGGGAAGATTGCCCCCAGTGAGTATCAACTAAGCGCAGCCAATGGTAGTGCCATTAAGACCTATGGTACTCATAGCCTGAGTCTTGATTTTGGGTTGCGACGGGATTTTTGCTGGCAATTTGTTGTTGCCGATGTGAGCATCCCTATTATCGGCTCAGACTTTATGGCCCACTACAATCTTCTTCCCGATTGCCGAAATAGGCGTTTGCTTGATGGTGTAACTGGACTTGCAGTTCCTACATCTATTGCATGCGTGGAGCAGGATTGTGTTAAAGTAATTATGAACGCCGCAGCTGATCATCCCTTCAGCCAGCTGCTTACTGAATTTCCCACCATTACTCGACCCCCTGGAATTCATAGGACAATTAAGCACAGTACGGTGCATTTTATAAAAACAACTGAAGGGCCTCCCGTATCTTGTCGCCCCCGTCGCCTTGGACCCCAGAAGCTCTTGGCTGCTAAGAAAGAGTTTGGGGATATGGTCAAATGTGGCACAGCAAGACCTTCCAAGAGTCCTTGGTCCTCGCCGCTTCATCTGGCTCCTAAAAAGGACGCCACATGGCGACCGTGTGGTGACTACCGCGCTCTTAATGCACGGACTGTCCCGGATTGCTATCCCGTTCGTCATATAGGAGATTTCAGCCATAACATCGCAGGTTCTACAATTTTCAGCACGCTGGATTTGGTAAAAGCATACCAACAAATACCCATTCACACGGAGGATATTTGCAAAACGGCCATTACTACGCCCTTTGGGTTATTTGAATTTCCCTATATGACGTTCGGGCTACGAAACGCGGGGCAGACATTCCAACGCTTTATGGATGAAGTCGTCGGTGAtttggatttttgtttttcatatATAGATGACATCCTCGTTTTCTCACGTAACTCAGTAGAACATGCACATCACCTTCGCATCATTTTTCAGCGACTAGCTGACTATGGCGTGGTCATTAATCCAACCAAATGTTGCCTGGGTGCCAGTGAGGTTAATTTTCTAGGTCACCGGGTTTCGGCAGATGGAACTTACCCCCCACCTGAACGTATCTCTGCTCTGCAGGAGTATCCGCTTCCACAAACTGTTCAGGGCCTTCGTAGGTTTCTGGGAATGATAAACTATTATCGCCGTTTTCTTCCACGTGCGGCTGAAATGCAGGCGCCGTTGGTTACCATATTGTCGGATTCAAAACTTAAAGGCACCAAACCAGTTCCCTGGACCCCCGATCTCGAGAATGCTTTTCATGCATGCAAACAACATCTGGCTCAAGCTACGCGCCTTGCACATCCATTAACAAACGCCCCTTTGGCCCTATTTACGGATGCCTCAAATGCACAAGTCGGAGCCGTTTTGCAACAACGCATACAACAAGATTGGCAACCTTTAGCATTTTTCAGTAAAAAATTACCTTCCCGTGAGTCTTCTTGGCCAGCGTATTACAGAGAATTGTTAGCGGTTTACGAGGCCGTGCAGCACTTTCGCCACATCTTGGAAGGTCAACACTGCGTTATATTCACTGACCACAAACCACTTCTCTATGCGTTCAAAcaacggagagaaaaattgccTCCAACGCAATTAAATCAACTTTCATTTATATCTCAATTTACCACCGACATCCGGCACATAAAAGGGGTAGACAACATCGCGGCTGACACCATGTCTCGTATTGAGGCGATTGCCTTACAAGAAGATTTTTCCGAGCTCGCCGAATCTCAATGCAACGATCACGAACTTCGTGACTTGCAACGTAATGGCACggcattaaaatttaaaaaaatacctatacccGGCACCGACATCACGATTATGTGTGACACGTCCACAGGAAAGCCACGGCCATACCTAACTTTGCCTTTCAGGCGCAAGTACTTTGATAGACTCCATAACCTGAGCCATCCAGGTATTCGTGCTACATCTCGACTAATGGCGGACAAGTTTGTATGGCCATCCATTCAAAAAGACACTCGTGGTTGGGCCCGATCCTGTCTGGCTTGTTAACGGAATAAAGTCACAAGGCATAACGTCTCTCCCTTAGGGGATTTTGGTACGCCTTCAGGACGGTTCAGTCACATCCATGTGGATATCGTTGGCCCTCTGCCCGTTTGTGATGGTTTCCGGTACCTTCTTACGGCGGTGGATAGATTTACCCGTTGGCCAGAAGCATGGCCCATGCGTAACATCACTGCAGAAGAAACAGCGGATACCCTTATGCAAAACTGGGTTTCCCGTTTTGGGGTTCCGATATATATAACAACGGATCAGGGTCGGCAGTTTGAATCTGATTTGTTTCGTAAGCTTATGGCTATGCTCGGCACAAAGAAACTGCGAACAACGAGTTACCATCCCTGTGCAAATGGCATGGTCGAGCGCTTACACAGGCAGCTAAAGGCTTCTTTGATGTGCCATGAAGAATCATGGATCAAAGCCTTGCCGTTGGTGCTTTTGGGCCTGAGGTCAGCTTTAAAGGAGGATATGAAAACCTCATCGGCTGAGCTTGTCTATGGCGAAGCACTAAGATTACCAGGAGACATGATCGCTCCTCCATCAACCACAAACACCTCAATCGATCCGTCAGATTTTGTTGCTCGACTTAAGGTGATAATGTCTGACCTTAGACCCGTTCCAGCTGCTCGTCATGGTCCTAAAGGCACATTcgttttcaaagatttgacCACGGCTTCTCACGTTTTTCTTCGTGCGGATCACGTGAAACCCCCTCTACAATCT
The DNA window shown above is from Maniola hyperantus chromosome 10, iAphHyp1.2, whole genome shotgun sequence and carries:
- the LOC117986108 gene encoding uncharacterized protein — encoded protein: MLEVEDIITSPPQENKYEHLKAELIRRLSVSEGQRVRQLLTEEELGDRKPSQFLRHLRSLAGNTLTDEGILRQLFMRRLPLHLQTILAASADPLDDIAMRADKILEVAPNITATPTQASVYAAAASGESNDPLGLHAFAAQMKELTVNIAALTNNSRSGRNRSRSSSNRRSRSQSGSDEYCWYHRKFQHNATKCTSPCSWKQENGNDRQ